A single window of Gambusia affinis linkage group LG18, SWU_Gaff_1.0, whole genome shotgun sequence DNA harbors:
- the eml3 gene encoding LOW QUALITY PROTEIN: echinoderm microtubule-associated protein-like 3 (The sequence of the model RefSeq protein was modified relative to this genomic sequence to represent the inferred CDS: inserted 2 bases in 1 codon) — MDSSTNSLDDVSADGSTDFPDRSSSMEVRLQAQEDEITLLKSSLADALRRIRMHDQLLPLLKQQLIAVNPSAARVLNQVCHSDGFTSGRKLSSSSANDGIYHAATAASQQSESIVSNANGHIGSRVSAEQQGRLPSLDKATQTEPTILSRHAQSLHLEDGLPPREIVLDGSRGKLHRVPGMEDEEEEDQVDEEVGGDQEKETSWASSVEEPIQPTTVRSLQREECLDRSCSPDEPGSAPASLGSDQNLSLRSGPLSPIQEGEKTLVRRNSEKLANPERQRKRLDKKAASSANLLTRSPSLESRAKELIASAGSPGSRRGTYSQEQSIKMFIRGRPITMYVPSNIQNYDNLKMELPSERLELDWVYGYRGRDCRANLFFLPSGEAVYFIACVIVLYHIKNRMQRHYRKHTDSVRCLAVHPDNVRVASGQTAGVDKDGKPMQACVHIWDSTTLVTLQQIGLGTFQRGVGMGSLAFSIADSGTFLCVIDDSNEHILSVWDCTKGTKHAEIKTTNEAVFTVEFNPSDSNNIITCGKSHVYFWTLSAGQFTKKQGIFGKYKKPKFIHCFVFSLTGDVLTGDSEGNILPWAKSAADTKTLGKGAKETYQIVRPIKAHEGSVFTLCTLKCGALLSGGGKDRKIIRWSADLAPERECEIPEKFGAVRTVAVVDDEGLLVGTTRNAILRGSFSDGFVAIVQGHLDEMWGLATHPSQDIFLTCSHDKQVCLWNTEEHNLDWCISLEEYGLCADFCPSGSVVSVGLSTGRWVVLDLVTKEVISESTDGNEQLSVMRYSPDGRFLAVGSHDNFIYIYSVTESGRRYSRFGRCNGHSSFITHLDWSKDSCYIVSNSGDYEILYWDIAGGCKLLRNRFESKDREWASFTCVLGFHVIGVWLEGSDGTDINALCRSHNEKVVXWKVIGSGVGESRETLASASSTSTSSPEPPAS, encoded by the exons ATGGATTCCTCCACCAACAGTCTGG atGATGTGTCAGCAGACGGCAGCACTGATTTCCCCGACCGCAGTTCCTCCATGGAGGTGCGTCTGCAGGCGCAGGAGGATGAGATCACGCTGCTGAAGTCGTCGCTGGCTGACGCTCTGCGGAGAATCCGCATGCATGATCAGCTGCTCCCATTactgaagcagcagctgattgCAG TGAACCCCAGTGCTGCCCGGGTACTGAACCAGGTGTGTCACTCAGACGGCTTCACCAGCGGCAGAAAACTCTCATCAAGTTCAGCCAACGATGGAATTTACCACGCTGCCACGGCCGCCAG CCAACAGTCAGAGAGCATTGTGAGCAATGCTAACGGCCACATAGGAAGCAGAGTATCTGCAGAGCAGCAAGGCAGACTGCCATCATTGGACAAGGCAACTCAGACTGAGCCCACCATACTATCGAGACACGCTCAGAGCCTCCATCTTGAAGACGGCCTTCCTCCAAGGGAGATTGTGCTGGACGGGTCACGAGGCAAACTCCACCGTGTCCCTGGCATggaggacgaggaagaggaggaccaGGTGGATGAAGAAGTTGGAGGGgaccaagaaaaagaaacaagttggGCTTCGTCAGTAGAGGAGCCTATTCAGCCAACAACGGTGAGATCCCTTCAGAGGGAAGAATGCCTGGATAGAAGCTGCTCTCCGGATGAACCGGGTTCTGCCCCGGCCTCCCTCGGCTCTGACCAAAACCTCAGCCTGCGATCTGGACCCCTGTCCCCCATCCAGGAAGGAGAAAAGACGCT GGTTCGTAGAAACAGCGAGAAGCTGGCGAACCCAGAGAGGCAAAGGAAGCGTCTGGACAAGAAGGCAGCGTCTTCTGCCAACCTGCTGACCCGCTCCCCCAGCCTGGAGAG CCGGGCGAAGGAGCTGATAGCCAGTGCAG GTTCACCCGGCTCAAGAAGAGGAACTTACAGCCAAG AACAgtcaattaaaatgttcatcCGTGGCCGACCCATCACCATGTACGTCCCATCCAACATCCAGAACTATGACAACCTGAAGATGGAGCTGCCTTCAGAGAGACTGGAGCTGGACTGGGT CTATGGTTACCGGGGACGGGACTGCCGTGCTAACTTGTTCTTCCTTCCATCTGGTGAAGCGGTTTACTTCATTGCTTGTGTCATTGTGCTCTATCACATTAAGAACCGCATGCAGCGCCACTACCGCAAACACACCGACTCTGTCCGATG TCTTGCTGTTCATCCTGACAATGTTCGAGTGGCATCTGGACAGACAGCCGGCGTGGATAAAGATGGAAAG ccaaTGCAGGCATGTGTTCATATATGGGACTCTACTACCCTAGTCACGCTGCAGCAAATAGGGCTTGGAACCTTCCAGAGGGGAGTGGGAATGGGATCGTTGGCATTCTCCATTGCT GACTCTGGAACTTTCCTTTGTGTGATTGATGACTCTAATGAACACATCCTGTCTGTGTGGGATTGCACCAAGGGGACCAAGCACGCAGAGATTAAG ACGACCAATGAGGCTGTGTTTACTGTGGAGTTCAACCCCAGCGACAGTAACAACATCATCACCTGTGGGAAATCCCACGTCTACTTCTGGACACTCAGTGCAGGGCAGTTCACCAAGAAACAAGGCATCTTCGGA aaatacaaGAAGCCCAAGTTCATCCACTGCTTTGTGTTCAGCCTAACTGGAGATGTTCTCACCGGAGACTCTGAAGGCAACATCCTGCCATGGGCGAAGTCTGCTGCAGATACCAAAACACTTGGTAAAGGGGCCAAAG AAACCTATCAGATTGTTCGACCAATCAAAGCACACGAAGGCAGTGTGTTTACCCTGTGCACCCTGAAGTGTGGAGCTCTGCTCAGCGGAGGGGGAAAGGACCGCAAGATCATCCGCTGGAGCGCCGACCTGGCACCGGAGAGAGAGTGTGAG ATTCCAGAAAAATTTGGGGCTGTCCGCACCGTTGCTGTTGTGGATGATGAGGGACTTTTGGTTGGTACAACCCGAAATGCAATCCTCAGAGGATCTTTCTCTGATGGGTTTGTTGCAATAGTTCAG gGTCATTTAGATGAGATGTGGGGTCTTGCTACTCACCCCTCACAGGACATCTTCCTCACCTGTAGCCATGACAAGCAGGTGTGTTTGTGGAACACAGAGGAACACAACCTGGACTGGTGTATCAGCCTCGAG GAGTATGGGTTGTGTGCTGATTTCTGCCCCAGCGGATCGGTTGTGTCTGTTGGCCTCAGCACAGGAAG GTGGGTGGTCCTCGACTTGGTAACCAAGGAGGTGATTTCTGAATCCACAGATGGGAATGAACAGCTGTCCGTCATGAGATATTCACCAG ACGGACGCTTTTTAGCTGTAGGCTCTCACGACAACTTCATCTACATCTACAGTGTGACAGAGAGTGGCCGCCGCTACAGTCGCTTCGGAAGGTGTAAT GGACACTCCAGCTTCATAACTCACCTTGACTGGTCCAAAGACAGCTGTTACATTGTGTCAAATTCAGGCGACTATGAGATCCTCTACT GGGACATTGCAGGAGGATGCAAGCTGTTGAGGAACCGCTTTGAGAGCAAAGACAGAGAATGGGCCTCTTTCACTTGTGTGCTGGGTTTCCATGTCATAG GTGTGTGGTTGGAGGGCTCAGACGGAACAGACATCAACGCCCTGTGTCGCTCCCACAATGAGAAGGTGGT GTGGAAGGTGATTGGAAGTGGGGTGGGAGAAAGCAGGGAGACGCTGGCCTctgcctcctccacctccaccagctCTCCGGAGCCTCCAGCCAGCTAG